A genomic stretch from Pseudomonas sp. MUP55 includes:
- a CDS encoding sensor histidine kinase: MKGSERLPGRHSLFWKLACLLIAFCLLMIWLSWSWGRYMEQQSAYLSEEARDTLRGYAAGAELAWSTQGSAGVDAWLEHMADRETTWLGVIGNDLQSLGSAPLSDKESQRLTFLRGLDWPVSRHTKGLPWLKIAFPVDPDAGSLVIELPKRFMPGRYQLFWRVVTNGVIPGLFTLLLCIGLYRLLIMPLNQLREQANAWRADQLNARMSRDATSRQDELGELGRAFDHMSERLQGTVQLQQQLLRDMSHELRTPLSRLRVACDSEQDLVQLRERLSREIDSMQRLVEDSLQLAWLDSDRAPLPQEAIQLPALWDMLRENACFESHWPASRLPCLLPTECWVRGNLNALAQALENILRNAIRHSPDQGRVTLDGAREGDHWHVWLEDQGGGIDEADLERIFAPFIRLDGSRPGDGGFGLGLSIARNAVQRQGGRLWAENSGQGLRVHLRLPAC, from the coding sequence ATGAAGGGCTCTGAGCGGTTGCCGGGCAGGCACTCGCTGTTCTGGAAGCTGGCGTGCCTGCTGATCGCCTTTTGTTTGCTGATGATCTGGCTCAGTTGGTCCTGGGGCCGGTACATGGAGCAGCAAAGTGCCTACCTCTCGGAAGAGGCGCGCGATACGCTGCGCGGCTATGCGGCGGGGGCCGAGCTGGCCTGGAGCACTCAGGGCAGTGCCGGGGTGGATGCCTGGCTTGAGCACATGGCCGACCGTGAAACCACGTGGCTGGGTGTGATCGGCAATGATCTGCAATCCCTTGGCAGCGCACCGTTGAGCGACAAGGAAAGCCAGCGGCTGACTTTTCTGCGCGGTTTGGATTGGCCGGTGAGCCGCCATACCAAAGGCCTGCCCTGGCTGAAGATCGCCTTTCCCGTCGACCCCGACGCGGGGTCACTGGTGATCGAGTTGCCCAAGCGCTTCATGCCGGGGCGCTATCAGCTGTTCTGGCGGGTTGTCACCAACGGCGTGATCCCCGGGCTGTTTACCTTATTGCTGTGTATCGGCCTGTATCGACTGCTGATCATGCCCCTCAATCAGTTGCGCGAGCAGGCCAATGCGTGGCGTGCCGATCAATTGAATGCGCGGATGTCCCGCGACGCGACCAGTCGCCAGGATGAATTGGGTGAACTGGGACGTGCCTTTGACCACATGTCCGAACGCTTGCAGGGCACCGTGCAGTTGCAGCAACAACTGCTGCGGGACATGTCCCATGAATTGCGCACGCCCCTGAGCCGCCTGCGCGTGGCGTGTGACAGCGAGCAGGATCTGGTGCAGTTGCGTGAACGCCTGAGCCGCGAGATCGACTCCATGCAGCGCCTGGTGGAAGACAGCCTGCAACTGGCCTGGCTGGACAGCGACAGGGCGCCCTTGCCCCAGGAGGCCATTCAACTGCCGGCGTTATGGGACATGCTGCGCGAGAATGCCTGTTTTGAAAGCCACTGGCCGGCCTCGCGCTTGCCGTGCCTGCTGCCCACCGAGTGCTGGGTGCGCGGTAACCTCAATGCGCTCGCCCAGGCCCTGGAAAACATCCTGCGTAACGCGATACGCCATTCTCCGGATCAGGGGAGGGTGACGTTGGACGGCGCGCGTGAAGGCGATCACTGGCATGTGTGGCTGGAGGATCAGGGAGGAGGCATTGATGAGGCCGACCTGGAACGGATCTTCGCGCCCTTCATTCGGTTGGACGGTTCACGACCCGGTGATGGCGGCTTCGGCCTGGGTTTGAGTATTGCGCGCAACGCTGTCCAGCGTCAGGGCGGTCGCCTGTGGGCAGAGAATAGCGGGCAGGGCCTGCGCGTACACCTGCGGCTGCCGGCCTGCTAG
- a CDS encoding response regulator, with protein MLRRMGIKGRVLLLTLLPTSLMALLLGGYFTWMQLSELQTQLLQRGEMIAEQLAPLVAPALSSRNTDLLERIATQSLEQPDVRAVSFLAPDRSSLAHAGPTMLNQPPTGNSSHLLQRTGNDATRYLMPVFGRHRNLAGEVIPDESDRLLGWVEVELSHNGMLLRGYRSLFASLILIAIGLIGTAALALRISRTINSPIGLIKQAVAQLKDGNLETRLPPLGSQELDQLASGINRMAETLQNAQEELQHSIDQATEDVRQNLETIEIQNIELDLARKEALEASRIKSEFLANMSHEIRTPLNGILGFTHLLQKSELSPRQLDYLGTIEKSADNLLGIINEILDFSKIEAGKLVLDSVPFNLRDLLQDTLTILAPAAHAKQLELVSLVYRDTPLALVGDPLRLKQILTNLVSNAIKFTREGTIVARAMIEDEQEDSVQLRISVQDTGIGLSNQDVRALFQAFSQADNSLSRQPGGTGLGLVISKRLIEQMGGEIGVDSTPGEGSEFWISLNLPKTRDDVEDLPGAPLLGRRVAVLENHELARQALQHQLEDCGLEVTPFNTLESLTNGITSAHQTEQAIDLAVLGVTANDIPPERLNQHLWDLEHLGCKVLVLCPTTEQMLFNQSVPNPNSQLQAKPACTRKLRRALADLISPRPSRSEPGEPLSSRAPRVLCVDDNPANLLLVQTLLEDMGAKVQAVDSGYAAIDAVKQETFDLVLMDVQMPGMDGRQSTEAIRQWESERHGTPLPVVALTAHAMANEKRALLQSGMDDYLTKPISERQLAQVVLKWTGLALRNQGPERATEGLGPGVQLLVLDHDEGLRLAANKADLAADMLAMLLASLEADRHAITLAREANDNHALIERVHRLHGATRYCGVPQLRAACQRAETLLKQDDAKAMAALDELDMAIARLASEARVSA; from the coding sequence GTGCTTAGAAGAATGGGAATAAAAGGCCGCGTACTGTTGCTGACTTTATTGCCGACCAGCCTGATGGCCCTGTTGCTGGGGGGCTATTTCACTTGGATGCAGCTCTCCGAGCTCCAGACCCAGTTGCTGCAACGCGGTGAAATGATCGCCGAGCAGTTGGCGCCGCTGGTCGCCCCCGCACTGAGCAGCAGGAACACCGATCTGCTGGAACGCATCGCGACCCAATCGCTGGAACAACCGGACGTGCGCGCGGTGTCGTTCCTGGCGCCGGACCGCTCGTCCCTGGCCCATGCCGGCCCGACCATGCTCAATCAACCGCCTACCGGCAACAGTTCGCACCTGCTGCAGCGTACCGGCAATGACGCCACCCGCTACCTGATGCCCGTATTCGGCCGCCATCGCAACCTGGCGGGCGAGGTCATTCCGGACGAGTCCGACCGCCTGTTGGGCTGGGTCGAGGTGGAACTGTCCCACAACGGCATGTTGCTGCGCGGCTATCGCAGCCTGTTCGCCAGCCTGATACTGATCGCGATCGGCTTGATCGGCACGGCGGCACTGGCGCTGCGCATCAGCCGCACCATCAATTCGCCGATCGGCCTGATCAAGCAAGCCGTGGCCCAGCTCAAGGACGGCAACCTGGAAACCCGCCTGCCACCCTTGGGCAGCCAGGAGCTGGATCAGTTGGCGTCGGGCATCAACCGCATGGCCGAAACCCTGCAAAATGCCCAGGAAGAGTTGCAGCACAGCATCGACCAGGCCACCGAAGACGTGCGCCAGAACCTGGAAACCATCGAGATCCAGAACATCGAGCTGGACCTGGCCCGCAAGGAAGCCCTGGAAGCCAGCCGGATCAAATCGGAGTTTCTGGCCAACATGAGCCATGAAATCCGCACGCCGCTCAACGGCATCCTTGGGTTCACTCACCTGCTGCAAAAAAGTGAGCTGTCGCCACGCCAGTTGGACTACCTGGGCACCATTGAAAAATCCGCCGACAATCTCTTGGGCATCATCAACGAAATTCTCGACTTCTCGAAGATCGAGGCCGGCAAACTGGTGCTCGACAGCGTGCCCTTCAACCTGCGCGACTTGCTGCAGGACACCCTGACCATCCTCGCCCCCGCCGCCCACGCCAAACAGCTCGAACTGGTCAGCCTGGTCTATCGCGACACGCCGCTGGCCCTGGTGGGCGACCCGCTGCGCCTCAAGCAGATCCTGACCAACCTGGTGAGCAACGCGATCAAGTTCACCCGCGAAGGCACCATCGTTGCGCGGGCGATGATCGAGGATGAACAGGAAGACAGCGTGCAGCTGCGCATCAGTGTGCAGGACACCGGCATCGGCCTGTCCAACCAGGACGTGCGTGCCCTGTTCCAGGCCTTCAGCCAGGCGGATAACTCATTGTCGCGCCAGCCGGGTGGCACAGGCTTGGGCCTGGTGATTTCCAAGCGCCTGATCGAACAGATGGGTGGCGAAATCGGCGTCGACAGCACACCGGGCGAAGGCTCGGAGTTCTGGATCAGCCTGAACCTGCCCAAGACCCGCGACGATGTCGAAGACCTGCCCGGCGCGCCGTTGCTGGGTCGCCGCGTGGCCGTGCTGGAAAACCACGAATTGGCGCGTCAGGCCCTGCAGCACCAGTTGGAAGACTGCGGCCTGGAAGTCACGCCGTTCAACACCCTGGAAAGCCTGACCAACGGCATCACCAGCGCGCATCAGACCGAACAGGCAATTGACTTGGCGGTGCTCGGCGTCACCGCCAACGACATCCCGCCCGAGCGCCTCAACCAGCATTTGTGGGACCTCGAACACCTGGGCTGCAAAGTGCTGGTGCTGTGCCCCACCACCGAACAAATGCTGTTCAACCAATCGGTGCCCAACCCCAACAGTCAGTTGCAGGCCAAACCCGCCTGCACGCGCAAGCTGCGCCGCGCTTTGGCCGATCTGATCAGCCCGCGGCCCTCGCGCAGCGAGCCGGGTGAACCGTTGTCCAGCCGTGCGCCGCGTGTGCTGTGCGTGGACGATAACCCGGCAAACCTGTTGCTGGTGCAAACCCTGCTGGAAGACATGGGGGCCAAGGTGCAGGCCGTGGACAGCGGCTATGCGGCGATCGACGCCGTGAAGCAGGAAACCTTCGACCTGGTGCTGATGGATGTGCAGATGCCCGGTATGGACGGGCGCCAGAGTACCGAAGCGATTCGCCAATGGGAGAGCGAACGCCATGGCACGCCGCTGCCGGTGGTCGCCCTCACCGCCCATGCCATGGCCAACGAAAAACGGGCCCTGCTGCAAAGCGGCATGGACGATTACCTGACCAAACCCATCAGCGAGCGGCAGCTGGCCCAGGTGGTGCTCAAATGGACCGGCCTGGCCCTGCGCAACCAAGGGCCGGAGCGCGCCACCGAAGGCCTTGGCCCAGGCGTGCAGTTACTGGTGCTGGACCACGATGAAGGCCTGCGCCTGGCCGCCAACAAGGCTGACCTGGCAGCCGACATGCTCGCCATGCTGCTGGCCTCGCTGGAAGCCGATCGGCACGCAATCACGCTCGCCCGTGAAGCCAATGACAACCACGCGCTGATCGAGCGCGTCCACCGCCTGCATGGCGCCACACGCTACTGCGGCGTGCCGCAATTGCGCGCGGCCTGCCAACGCGCCGAAACCCTGCTCAAGCAGGACGACGCCAAAGCCATGGCCGCATTGGATGAGCTGGACATGGCGATCGCGCGATTGGCCAGTGAGGCGCGGGTCAGCGCCTGA
- a CDS encoding response regulator transcription factor, with product MNPAAVGLPSILTIEDDPVLGAYVHEHLGRCGFEVTWCQNGQQGLQLARDRAFDLVLMDVLLPGLDGLSILTHLRQSHAMPVILMSALGAEADRISGFRLGADDYLPKPFSMIELRVRIEAILRRVALDRRPQPSLAPLREDAHVLEFDDEQCDVVYQAHRAGLTRSEYRLLETLHRNAEEVLSKAFLYQHVLQRGYAPHDRSLDMHVSQIRRKLKAVGYTEREVRTVWGKGYVLSGHDEGL from the coding sequence ATGAATCCCGCAGCCGTTGGCCTACCCAGTATCCTGACCATCGAAGACGACCCCGTGCTGGGCGCCTACGTCCATGAACACCTGGGCCGCTGCGGCTTTGAGGTCACCTGGTGCCAGAATGGCCAGCAAGGTCTGCAACTGGCCCGTGACCGGGCGTTCGACCTGGTGCTGATGGACGTTCTGCTGCCAGGGCTGGACGGGCTGTCGATCCTCACGCACTTGCGCCAGAGCCATGCCATGCCCGTGATCCTGATGTCGGCACTGGGCGCCGAAGCCGACCGTATCAGCGGCTTTCGCTTGGGCGCGGACGATTATCTGCCCAAGCCGTTCAGCATGATTGAGCTGCGGGTGCGCATCGAAGCCATTCTGCGCCGAGTGGCCCTGGACCGCCGCCCCCAGCCAAGCCTTGCGCCCTTGCGCGAAGATGCCCATGTCCTTGAATTTGACGATGAGCAATGCGATGTCGTCTACCAGGCGCACCGGGCCGGCCTGACGCGCAGTGAATACCGTCTGCTGGAAACCTTGCACCGCAATGCTGAAGAAGTGCTCAGCAAAGCCTTCCTTTATCAGCACGTGCTGCAACGCGGTTATGCCCCACACGACCGCAGTCTGGATATGCACGTGAGCCAGATTCGCCGCAAACTCAAGGCCGTCGGCTACACCGAGCGCGAGGTGCGCACGGTGTGGGGCAAGGGCTATGTGCTCAGCGGTCACGATGAAGGGCTCTGA